One Penicillium oxalicum strain HP7-1 chromosome III, whole genome shotgun sequence genomic region harbors:
- a CDS encoding Chitin synthase export chaperone has translation MGFGDFNSICEKTPLPLCLLVGPASSISGATGIISNCYARNIEVANTVIFEGAASFMHILALAMTVIMILHIRSKFTAVGRKEIITFFYIYLALTIFTLVIDAGVVPPRSGPFPYFVAVQSGLTSALCACLLVNGFVGFQLYEDGTALSVWLVRISSAVMFALTFIIALMTFKSWGGLGPSNTMGLFIVLYLLNAIAVAIYIVMQLLLVANTLDDRWPLGHIAFGLLVFVIGQVLLYAFSDTICNNVQHYLDGLFFATFCNLLAVMMVYKFWDSITKEDLEFSVGVKPNTWEVKELLAEDDRRQTMYQDTNSEYAASMYHQRQSVYGHNY, from the exons ATGGGGTTCGGTGATTTCAACTCAATATGCGAGAAGACTCCCTTGCCGCTATGCCTCCTCGTAGGCCCAGCGTCATCCATCTCCGGGGCCACGGGCATCATCTCGAACTGCTATGCGCGAAACATTGAAGTTGCGAATACCGTGATCTTTGAGGGTGCAGCCTCATTCATGCATATCCTGgcgttggccatgacggtgATTATGATTCTGCATATTCGATCCAAGTTCACTGCCGTTG GCCGCAAGGAAATCATTACATTCTTCTATATCTATCTCGCACTCACCATTTTCACACTCGTTATCGATGCGGGTGTCGTGCCGCCACGAAGTGGTCCCTTCCCATACTTTGTAGCCGTTCAAAGTGGCCTCACATCCGCTCTCTGCGCATGCCTGTTGGTCAACGGTTTCGTAGGGTTTCAATTGTACGAAGATGGCACCGCCCTTTCGGTCTGGCTGGTCCGAATTAGCTCGGCCGTCATGTTCGCTTTGACCTTCATCATCGCCCTCATGACCTTCAAGTCGTGGGGGGGACTGGGCCCTTCCAACACGATGGGCTTGTTCATCGTGCTCTACCTTCTGAATGCTATCGCCGTGGCGATCTACATTGTCATGCAATTGTTGCTTGTGGCCAACACTCTCGACGACCGTTGGCCATTGGGACATATTGCCTTTGGTCTGCTCGTGTTCGTCATTGGACAGGTCCTACTCTACGCATTCAGCGACACTATTTGCAACAATGTGCAGCATTACCTGGATGGTCTCTTTTTCGCCACTTTCTGCAATTTgctggcggtgatgatggttTACAAG TTCTGGGATTCAATCACCAAAGAAGATTTGGAGTTCTCAGTGGGAGTAAAACCCAACACCTGGGAAGTGAAGGAGCTCCTTGCTGAGGATGACCGACGCCAGACCATGTACCAAGACACCAACTCCGAGTATGCAGCCAGCATGTACCACCA